The DNA region AAACAAAGATCAAGCATTTCCAAAATCTTATTCAAATTCGTCAATGGCGAACAGTAATTTACCTCGGAGAATTATCAAGGTTTCTCTTCTTCTCTCCTTTCATCTAGATTATCTCTGTTTTCTTGCTTTCTCTTTATTTGATCATTTCATTTTGAGAAAATTTCCTAGGGCTTCGGTTTCctaatcatttttttttgtaatttttttttgcgcAGGAAACTCAGCGTCTTCTCAGTGAACCAGGTTTTCCTTTTCCTAAAGTGGaggaattgattttttttttctttgaattctGTGTTTTTTGCTTAATTGTTCAATAATCCTTTACAATTAATTGTTCTTTTTGATGTATGGATTGGTGGAATATGATTGCAGCTCCGGGAATCAGTGCCTCGCCATCAGAAGATAATATGCGTTACTTCAATGTTATGATCCTTGGGCCTTCACAGTCTCCTTACGAAGGTAATTCTATTATCAATGCTCTATTATCCTTTAATTTTCTTCTCTAAGGGGGTGTCTAGTTTAACAGAAAACATTTTCTTGTCTTATGGAAAATGAGAATAATCACTGATTTTTCTCTGTTTGTTTTGGTGAACTGATAGTAGATATTGAGGTGTTGGATGGAAGGTTCGGAAAATTGATTTTCGTCCATGTAATAGGAAAATGTTTTCAAAgtgtaattttttcatttttaattccCTTGTCAAACCAAATAATAGGAGATTTGGATAACAATTTATAGTTATTTGGACGGTAGTATTACTGTCATGAGACAAACGTTTCTTTAAagctttttgtttgatttaataCACTCTAAATCTTTGGTGCGATTTGGTAAGAACACTCATTTCGAGATGACTGGATTTGATTTGTGTTAGGCATTTATCATTGCTGTTGATACTGTCTTTAGAGGTCTTTGATCAAAGACATAAAGTTCATGTTGTTATGGCTATTTTGATTCTTATAGCCTTTACTTAAGGTTTACTTCTCTGTTCTTTGAATTACTATATTTGGATTCATTGCTTATTGAACTACGGTTAAaggtagacctgggaaaatttgatccgacccgaaaatgaacccgggacccgacccgacaaaacccgaacccgaccgacccgaaagcgacttaatccaaAACATGACCGACctgataattacccgaccgaaaatgactcGACCGGAAAtcgacccgttttgacagatttaatatcaatttttagagtaatttcaatgttagaattcatttcaaataaaatttaagttttcaaagtatctcaacatattgagtatatcacttgaaccctaaaactcatcaatagatctcaaaaaacgtatttaacgtctttttagccatcgtaattatttttctttaaaaacaggacgttataatcatcttaattgaatacatgtatcttgttaaatcagtcaaatgagtttttaattcttctacatttcaataagcaaatcaatataatttatacgaacgtttcgcacgtttgaatgagcttttcaaaaaacgaatgtcgctaccctaaattataaaacgcgtatcttataagacgaaataagtacttagctagttgtatatctttccaacatgaaaattgtgaagataattttaacgtcatttttaactaacgttacaattataataaacaaaataacttttataaagcgcgtatcttacaagtctttcaaaataagtattaattcccctatttttcttgcacttaaatgaacctgacataccaactattttttgaaaatcgtacatgtaatttatctaatgattttttttagacattttaatgatttttttatgttgaattagtcgattggatattctaatgttttatggtaacccgttgggtcaatccgaacctacccgaaacccagggTGATTCGACCTGAAACTGaactgatccgaaactgacccgacccgaaaatgacccgaccgaaattgatccgacccaaaacccgaccgaccgaccgttatCCCAGGTCTAGTTAAAGGTAAATGggaaaaagacaaaataaacgAGTGAGATGAAGAGAGAATTTGTTGATGACATGAAGAAAGAGTGTGTAGATGAGATGAAAAGATAGAATTATAGTCCCGTTGCAAATTTTATAAATGTAGTAAAATAAGTGGTCTAGTTAGCTCCTAGTTTTTCTTGCTACAGTATCTAAAGATATTAACCTAATACgcataattttacaaaaaacaCGAGATAGTTATGTCAGCTGAACATTTTTAGGCACTAGAAACTAGAGGCTTTACATTTTTTCCCTTATGGCGTAAAATGACTGGATGTCTACAATGTTGAATCAATTTGGTAGCTATGAGTGTCCTGTTGTACACGTTCGTTCTCTTTAACTTTCTTCCAAAGTAACCAAGAAGGGAGTATCTTAGCAAGTGGAAAGGATTGTTTTTACAAGGGGGAATATAAAAGtgtttatattttaacttgtgATGCATTAGAAAATAAGGGACCACTTTGTGGAACATGTGAGGAAAGGgaaattttgagaaaatggacgatatatttggtaaaacaaTTGTCAAAGGTAAAAGAATTTCGGGGGTAAATCTCTTGAACAATAAGAGATGGAGTGTGATTCCCTAATCAAAAAGTGCTTTTAGAATCTTCAATATTTTTTGATAGGTTGAAAATCTCTTGAATAATACATTTGTGTTGCTTTTATCATCATATGTCCAATTGAGAAGGTTATCTGAtttttttcaagtgtttttAATCCATTAAgtcaattttttcttattttatgttGTAGGGGGTGTCTTTAAGTTGGAATTATTTTTGCCCGAGGAATATCCAATGGCTGCTCCTAAGGTATGTCATCCTCACCGGTACAATCTTTTTATATCCTGATTTACCATTACTGGTTCTGGTTTCTTGCTTAATTGCACCATTATTACAATTTAAACCTCTGGCTAATTTAAAGTCTAATTTAAAGTCGGGGATGATACAATTAAATTGTTGAATCAGTGTCACACGCTTAGGTGGTTTTACCCACGAATCACGATTCGGTTCGCTCTGCCCGAATTGGAGTTCGTTCGCCGGTTGAATCGCCGATAGGAGTGAACCGGTTTCCGACTACCGTAACCGAGAAAAGAGGGTAGCATGAAGAAGAAATCAAgataaaaaaggataaaaatcttACTTGATGAATCAGATTATAAGATTGAAGAAGACAGACCATTTGAAGATAAAAAATTCCACCATTAAAGCCTCTTTTAAGCTTCTAGCCATTCCTTTTTTCTGGTTGGAAGAAGATATTGAAGGCACCCACTCTTTGGAAAATGTAACTATTTACTGTAATTACTAGGGTCTAGGTCCTTTGGAGAAATGTACTTTATAGAAAGGTTGGAAGAAGTATAAGGAAAAGTTTTGTTCTACTTTATAGAAGAAGTGTAAAAATTCTTAATGTACCAAAATAAAACCCACGAAATCAGAAATTGAAATCCAAAACAGAAGATGAAGATGTACCAAAACAGACCGACAAAATAACATTTAGTAATCAGATCTACAAAGATGAACCAAAATGAAATCAGAAGCCAAATATGGAACCACAAAACCATGAAATCAGATCCGAAAAGTTAACCAAAATGAAATCAGAAGCCAAATATGGAACCACAAAACCACAAAGATCACATCAAGcgtttttttcatgatttaaaacGAAGAATATGGCCAATTTGTTCATGAGGtaaaatgaacaaaacaaacaaCAGGTTATGAGGGAGAGTGGAGAGAGAGATAGAGGGAGAGGAGCCGTTTCTTAATGAGGTGAAATGAACAAAAAATGGTCGATTACTTAGGGTTTATGAGGAGGAGTATATCAAAATAAATGGTTGAGATGTAAAGTTGATGAATTCATTAATGGTCAAGATTTTTTATGGGTTCTAGAACATTTAATGCAGGGAAAAATTAAGGGTTTGTGCCATTAATGCACTACTTCATTAAGTAAATTTGATCTGAATTCCTTCAAAAGGTAGGAAAAAAAAGTGTGTAATTATAAGTAGGTAGGTGGTAGTGggtaaattaagtaattaaaggGATGAGGTATGATTGAAGGGGATATGTGGGGTAGGAATAAAGTAAgggtaaaatagaaaattatgtAGATTATTTTTGCCAAAAATAGTAATGTTGCaagtagacctgggaaaacggtcggttggtcgggttttgggtcggatcaatttcggtcgggtcattttcgggtcgggtcagtttcggatcgggtcagtttcaggtcggatcactccgGGTTTCGGGTCGGTTCGGATTgatccaacgggttaccataaaacatcagaatatccaatcgactaattcaacataaaaaaaaaaaaatcattaaaatgtctaaaatgcatcatactacaaaaaaaaatatccaaatgaatcaatttaaaagtataaataagaaCATGTTAAATAGCAAATTGTTCAAACACTTCATCTTCATTTAGATTTTCTTCTTCgccttcatcttctttttcatcttcatcttctttttcatcttcatcttcatcttcatcttctaaaTCTTTGTTAGCTTCTTCATTACACATTGGTGGAAGATCAAcctctaatccattttcaagtgGATCTatcaacataaaacaaattcacaaaataaaCTATAGTTTTAGTTTAACGAATTGAAGATTATATTATTTGCATTCAAAACtcaaataattgataaatttacCTTCTTTTACTTTATAACCAAATAGCCAACTACGACTAGTAATTAAAGCCTCAGCAGTATCCGGTTGAAGAGAAGCTCTATACTTAGTAAGCACTCTACCTCCTAAGATAAAAGCTGACTCGGATGCAACAGTAGTAATTGGAATGGCTAATAAATCCCTTGCCATACGCGCAACCTGTGCATGTCGAGTTTCATTTGTTTTCCACCATTGCAATACATCTAGTTCAAGATGATGATCAAGCCTAGACTCCTCAAGATAAATATCTAATTGTGACAAATTTGCACTAGTCCCTCCAGCAAAAGATGAAAATCCCTATTAAAGTACTAGTAATtagaaggttaaaataataacaatacaattataaaaaacttcaaaaaaaaaaaatacatacagGAAGATCATCATCCACGACATGACTACTAGCTTCACGGTCATAGGGAGTATCATTCCTTACATACTCCGCAAATAAATCATAGAGTTTGTCTTTGACTTGGTTGGCTTTCCAGTATCCATTTTGAGGATCCAAGTgttcaaaacaatatttgatcaattgaaatttataacgAGGATCCATCATGGCAGCAAAAGAAAGAACAACACTATAATTTTCCtaatatttatcaaatttatttttcatattctttGCCATATCTTTTAAAAACTCATCTTCACTATCAGCATATTGTATCAACAAACATTCGATTCTCCACACACTTTTAAAGTACAAGTTGGCAGTTGGATAGTTTCTCCCCGAAAACTGTtttgttatatcatcaaaaggtttttaaagtgcaacaatttttttaaccTTTGACCAATCATCATGTGTAGGAATATTAGGAAGGTCTTTGTCAATTCTTTTCAGGTTTTCATAACAAGGACAATAAATCAATGCCCTTTCAAGCATCCTATAGGTAGAATTCCATCTTATAGGACAATCCAACCACAACCTTTTAGAAATACTAATACCAATACCAATTGCACACTCCCTCAACTTTGCTTTTCGTACTTCAGAACCATTTATATACTTAACCTAggtctttattgtttttatttcatcTCCAATGACCTTCAAACCATCTTGAACAATTAAGTTCAAAATATGAGCACCACAACGAACATGAAAATAATCACCATAAGCAAGCAATGGATTATACACACTTAGACTATGAGCAAGCAATTTTTGCATATTATCATTGTACGTAGCATTGTCTAATGTGATAGAGAACGCCTTTTGTTGAAGCTTCCATTCTTTTATAATTGCAATTAACCTCTCATGTATCATGTTGGCATTATGAGGAG from Amaranthus tricolor cultivar Red isolate AtriRed21 chromosome 3, ASM2621246v1, whole genome shotgun sequence includes:
- the LOC130809502 gene encoding zinc finger BED domain-containing protein DAYSLEEPER-like; protein product: MMDPRYKFQLIKYCFEHLDPQNGYWKANQVKDKLYDLFAEYVRNDTPYDREASSHVVDDDLPGFSSFAGGTSANLSQLDIYLEESRLDHHLELDVLQWWKTNETRHAQVARMARDLLAIPITTVASESAFILGGRVLTKYRASLQPDTAEALITSRSWLFGYKVKEDPLENGLEVDLPPMCNEEANKDLEDEDEDEDEKEDEDEKEDEGEEENLNEDEVFEQFAI